The Anabaena sp. WA102 genome contains a region encoding:
- the rplF gene encoding 50S ribosomal protein L6, which translates to MSRIGKRPITIPAKVQVAIDGVKVVVKGPKGELSRQLPNNVILSLDGETLLVTRRDETRTSRQMHGLSRTLVANMVEGVSQGFQRRLEIQGVGYRAQLEGRNLVLNMGYSHKVQIEPPEGIQFAVEGTTNVIVSGYDKEIVGNTAAKIRAVRPPEPYKGKGIRYAGEVVRRKAGKTGKGGKK; encoded by the coding sequence ATGTCTCGTATTGGTAAACGTCCAATTACCATTCCCGCCAAAGTGCAAGTGGCGATTGATGGTGTCAAAGTAGTGGTGAAAGGTCCTAAAGGTGAACTTTCCCGTCAACTACCTAACAATGTCATACTCTCCTTAGATGGAGAAACATTGCTAGTTACTCGTCGTGATGAAACCCGCACCTCCAGACAAATGCACGGTCTGAGCCGCACCTTGGTGGCCAATATGGTGGAGGGAGTATCCCAGGGTTTTCAACGTCGCTTGGAAATCCAAGGGGTTGGTTATCGCGCCCAACTTGAAGGCCGTAACCTAGTTTTAAATATGGGTTATAGCCATAAAGTGCAAATTGAACCACCAGAAGGAATTCAATTTGCAGTAGAAGGTACTACTAATGTCATAGTCAGCGGTTATGACAAAGAAATTGTAGGAAATACAGCAGCTAAAATTCGTGCAGTCCGTCCCCCTGAACCTTACAAAGGTAAAGGTATTCGCTATGCAGGTGAAGTGGTCAGACGCAAAGCTGGTAAGACTGGTAAGGGTGGTAAGAAGTAA
- the rpmC gene encoding 50S ribosomal protein L29, with product MPLPKIAEARELNDERLAEEIVAVKRQLFQLRLQKATRQLEKPHQFKHARHRLSQLLTVEGERKRAASLSDQEQK from the coding sequence ATGCCTCTTCCCAAGATTGCGGAAGCTAGAGAATTAAATGACGAAAGACTGGCCGAGGAAATTGTCGCCGTTAAGAGACAATTGTTCCAGTTGCGCTTGCAAAAAGCCACAAGACAACTAGAAAAGCCTCACCAGTTCAAACACGCACGCCATCGTCTCTCCCAATTGCTGACAGTAGAAGGAGAACGGAAACGGGCAGCAAGTCTTTCAGACCAAGAGCAAAAGTAG
- the rpsQ gene encoding 30S ribosomal protein S17 has product MAVKERVGLVVSDKMQKTVVVAIENRAPHPKYGKIVVQTRRYKVHDEENTCKTGDRVRIQETRPLSKTKRWQVAEILNTKAT; this is encoded by the coding sequence ATGGCAGTCAAAGAACGAGTTGGCTTGGTAGTGAGCGATAAAATGCAAAAAACTGTGGTAGTAGCCATAGAAAACCGCGCTCCTCACCCCAAGTACGGCAAAATCGTAGTTCAAACCCGCCGCTATAAAGTTCACGACGAAGAAAATACCTGTAAAACAGGCGATCGCGTGCGGATTCAAGAAACCAGACCCCTGAGCAAAACCAAGCGTTGGCAAGTTGCAGAAATTCTGAACACCAAAGCTACATAG
- the rpsE gene encoding 30S ribosomal protein S5, whose amino-acid sequence MVTGRRKASRTKKEETTWQERVIQIRRVSKVVKGGKKLSFRAIVVVGNERGQVGVGVGKASDVIGAVKKGVADGKKHLIDIPITKSNSIPHPIDGIGGGAKVMMRPAAPGTGVIAGGAVRTVLELAGIRNILAKQLGSNNPLNNARAAVNALSTLRTLSEVAEDRGIAIEKLYI is encoded by the coding sequence ATGGTAACCGGTCGTCGTAAAGCAAGCCGTACAAAAAAAGAAGAAACCACCTGGCAAGAGCGAGTTATCCAAATCCGCCGGGTGAGTAAAGTCGTCAAAGGTGGTAAAAAACTCAGCTTCCGTGCCATTGTCGTCGTCGGTAATGAACGAGGACAAGTGGGAGTCGGAGTTGGTAAGGCATCAGATGTAATTGGTGCAGTTAAAAAAGGTGTCGCTGATGGTAAAAAACATCTAATTGACATCCCTATCACTAAATCCAATTCCATTCCTCACCCCATTGATGGTATCGGTGGCGGAGCTAAAGTCATGATGCGCCCAGCCGCACCAGGTACAGGGGTAATTGCCGGGGGTGCTGTACGGACTGTACTAGAGTTAGCAGGAATACGGAACATTCTTGCCAAACAACTAGGTTCAAATAACCCTTTGAACAATGCCAGAGCCGCAGTTAATGCTCTATCTACCCTGCGGACATTAAGTGAAGTTGCTGAAGATCGCGGTATCGCCATTGAGAAACTCTATATTTAG
- the rpsH gene encoding 30S ribosomal protein S8 gives MAANDTIADMLTRIRNANMARHQTTQVPATKMTRSIAKVLREEGFIAEVEEAGEGIKRNLVISLKYKGKNRQPLITALKRVSKPGLRVYSNRKELPRVLGGIGIAIISTSSGIMTDREARRQNLGGEVLCHVW, from the coding sequence ATGGCGGCTAACGACACAATTGCAGATATGCTGACGCGCATCCGCAATGCCAATATGGCAAGGCATCAAACTACGCAAGTACCAGCTACAAAGATGACTCGTAGTATTGCCAAGGTACTGCGAGAAGAAGGCTTCATTGCGGAAGTTGAAGAAGCAGGAGAAGGAATTAAGCGGAACCTAGTTATTTCCCTGAAATACAAAGGTAAAAATCGCCAACCCCTAATCACTGCCCTAAAACGAGTGAGTAAACCAGGTTTGCGTGTTTACTCCAATAGAAAAGAATTACCAAGAGTGCTAGGCGGTATCGGTATTGCCATTATTTCTACATCCAGTGGGATTATGACTGACCGCGAAGCACGCCGCCAAAATCTAGGCGGTGAAGTGCTTTGCCACGTTTGGTAG
- the infA gene encoding translation initiation factor IF-1 — protein sequence MSKQDLIEMEGTVTESLPNAMFRVDLDNGFNVLAHISGKIRRNYIKILPGDRVKVELTPYDLTKGRITYRLRKK from the coding sequence TTGTCTAAGCAAGATTTAATCGAAATGGAAGGGACTGTCACCGAATCGTTGCCTAATGCAATGTTTCGTGTTGACTTAGATAACGGCTTTAATGTCCTAGCACACATTTCTGGGAAAATTCGCCGTAATTACATCAAGATTTTACCTGGCGATCGCGTCAAAGTTGAATTAACACCTTACGACTTAACCAAAGGTAGAATCACCTATCGCCTGCGGAAGAAATAA
- the rpsS gene encoding 30S ribosomal protein S19 — protein sequence MGRSLKKGPFVADHLLKKIEKLNAKDEKQVVKTWSRASTILPLMVGHTIAVHNGRQHVPVFVNEQMVGHKLGEFAPTRTYRGHGKSDKKSGR from the coding sequence ATGGGTCGTTCTTTAAAAAAAGGTCCTTTTGTTGCTGACCATCTGCTCAAGAAAATTGAGAAGTTAAACGCAAAAGATGAAAAACAAGTGGTTAAAACTTGGTCGAGAGCTTCGACCATTTTGCCCTTGATGGTAGGTCATACTATCGCTGTTCATAATGGACGGCAGCACGTTCCTGTATTTGTCAATGAACAAATGGTAGGACATAAGTTAGGAGAATTTGCTCCTACCCGTACCTACAGAGGTCATGGCAAAAGTGACAAAAAATCAGGGAGATAG
- a CDS encoding 50S ribosomal protein L23 yields the protein MPKVVATRDLPDLVRRPILTEKATMLMEQNKYTFEVIPKATKPQIRAAIEDLFAVKVVKINTANPPRKQKRVGRFIGYKPQYKRAIVTVAPGDEEKIRKVLFPEV from the coding sequence GTGCCTAAAGTAGTTGCCACCCGTGATCTACCGGATTTAGTGCGTCGCCCCATTCTCACCGAAAAAGCGACCATGCTCATGGAACAAAACAAATACACATTTGAAGTAATTCCTAAAGCCACCAAACCACAAATTAGAGCCGCAATTGAAGACCTATTTGCAGTTAAGGTCGTCAAAATCAATACCGCTAACCCACCCCGCAAACAAAAACGGGTAGGTAGATTTATTGGATACAAACCCCAATACAAGCGAGCTATTGTCACTGTTGCTCCTGGGGACGAAGAAAAAATCAGAAAAGTTCTCTTCCCAGAAGTCTAA
- the rplO gene encoding 50S ribosomal protein L15, with product MRLNDVKPQKGSKKRRKRVGRGISAGQGASAGLGMRGQKSRSGSGTRPGFEGGQQPLYRRIPKLKGFPLINRRIYTTINVEKLANLPANSEVTLESLKAAGILTTVKGELKILGNGELNVPLQVKAAAFTGQARIKIEAAGGSCETV from the coding sequence ATGAGACTTAATGATGTTAAGCCCCAAAAAGGCTCTAAAAAACGCCGTAAGCGTGTAGGTAGAGGTATTTCTGCTGGACAAGGTGCTAGTGCTGGTCTAGGGATGCGGGGTCAAAAATCCCGTTCCGGTAGTGGCACAAGACCAGGTTTTGAAGGTGGTCAACAGCCATTGTACCGCCGGATACCTAAACTCAAGGGCTTCCCCCTCATTAACCGGAGAATTTACACTACGATTAATGTAGAGAAATTAGCTAACTTGCCTGCTAACTCAGAAGTAACATTGGAATCCTTAAAAGCGGCGGGTATCTTAACCACTGTTAAAGGTGAATTGAAAATTTTGGGTAATGGAGAATTGAATGTTCCTCTTCAGGTAAAAGCTGCTGCTTTCACAGGTCAAGCTCGGATTAAAATTGAGGCTGCCGGTGGGAGTTGTGAAACTGTATAA
- the rplE gene encoding 50S ribosomal protein L5, giving the protein MAITRLKTVYQETITPKLINQFQYTNVHQVPKVIKVTINRGLGEAAQNAKSLEASISEIALITGQKPVVTRAKKAIAGFKIRQGMPVGIMVTLRGERMYAFLDRLINLTLPRIRDFRGVSPKSFDGRGNYTLGVREQLIFPEVEYDRIDQVRGLDISIITTAKTDEEGRALLKEMGMPFRDQ; this is encoded by the coding sequence ATGGCCATAACACGACTCAAAACTGTATATCAAGAGACAATTACTCCCAAATTAATTAATCAGTTTCAATACACCAACGTGCATCAAGTGCCGAAGGTGATTAAGGTAACTATCAACAGAGGTTTGGGAGAAGCTGCTCAAAACGCTAAATCACTAGAGGCATCCATCAGCGAAATAGCCCTGATTACTGGACAAAAACCTGTGGTAACACGGGCAAAGAAAGCGATCGCCGGCTTTAAAATTCGTCAAGGTATGCCCGTCGGGATTATGGTGACACTAAGAGGCGAACGGATGTACGCTTTTTTAGATCGTCTGATTAACCTGACACTACCCAGAATCAGAGACTTTCGCGGTGTCAGCCCCAAAAGCTTTGACGGCCGTGGCAACTACACTCTGGGTGTGCGCGAACAGCTAATTTTTCCAGAAGTGGAATATGACAGAATCGATCAAGTCCGGGGTTTAGATATTTCTATCATCACCACGGCAAAAACCGACGAAGAGGGCCGCGCCTTACTTAAGGAAATGGGAATGCCCTTTCGCGATCAATAA
- the rpsC gene encoding 30S ribosomal protein S3, whose protein sequence is MGQKIHPVGFRLGITQEHQSRWFAEPDRYPELLQEDYKLRQYIEQKLGRYAQNNAGISEVRIERKADQIDLEVRTARPGVVVGRGGQGIESLRLGLQGALGGNRQIRINVVEVQRVDADAYLIAEYIAQQLERRVSFRRVVRQAIQRAQRAGVQGIKVQVGGRLNGAEIARSEWTREGRVPLHTLRADIDYSGCTAKTIYGILGIKVWVFKGEIIPGQEQAPAQPARERDRDRDRGDRDREPRRRQQQRRRQQFEDRSNES, encoded by the coding sequence GTGGGACAGAAAATTCATCCAGTCGGCTTTCGACTGGGTATAACTCAAGAACACCAATCCCGTTGGTTTGCAGAACCTGACCGTTATCCAGAACTTCTACAGGAAGACTACAAACTCCGTCAATACATTGAACAAAAACTAGGTAGATACGCTCAAAATAACGCCGGTATTTCCGAAGTGAGAATCGAGCGCAAAGCGGATCAAATTGACCTAGAAGTTCGTACAGCTAGACCAGGTGTGGTTGTAGGTCGGGGTGGTCAAGGTATTGAATCATTGCGTCTTGGACTACAAGGAGCTTTGGGTGGTAATCGCCAAATTCGCATTAACGTTGTTGAAGTCCAACGAGTTGATGCTGATGCTTACCTGATTGCCGAATACATTGCTCAACAATTAGAACGTCGGGTTTCCTTCCGCCGAGTTGTGCGTCAAGCAATTCAACGCGCTCAAAGAGCAGGTGTACAAGGAATCAAAGTTCAAGTCGGTGGTCGGCTCAACGGTGCAGAAATCGCCCGCTCTGAGTGGACTCGTGAAGGTCGAGTTCCTCTCCACACCTTACGCGCTGACATTGACTATTCTGGCTGCACAGCTAAGACAATTTACGGGATTCTCGGCATTAAAGTTTGGGTATTTAAAGGAGAAATTATTCCTGGTCAGGAACAAGCTCCCGCCCAACCCGCCAGAGAACGTGACCGTGACCGCGACCGGGGAGATCGGGACCGTGAACCTCGTCGCCGACAACAACAACGTCGTCGTCAACAGTTTGAAGACCGCTCCAATGAATCCTAG
- the rplV gene encoding 50S ribosomal protein L22, translated as MATDTTEVKAIARYIRISPYKVRRVLDQIRGRSYREALIILEFMPYGACDPILKVLRSAAANAEHNAGLDRASLVISQAYADQGPVLKRFQPRAQGRAYQIRKPTCHITVAVSAGATAE; from the coding sequence ATGGCAACTGACACTACTGAAGTTAAGGCGATCGCCCGTTATATACGCATTTCTCCCTATAAAGTGCGCCGTGTACTTGACCAAATTCGCGGGCGTTCATACAGAGAAGCACTAATTATTCTCGAATTTATGCCCTATGGTGCTTGTGACCCTATCTTAAAGGTTCTCAGAAGTGCCGCAGCTAACGCAGAGCATAATGCTGGTTTGGACAGAGCCAGTTTGGTGATTAGTCAAGCCTATGCTGACCAAGGACCTGTGCTAAAACGGTTTCAACCCAGAGCGCAAGGTCGAGCTTACCAAATTCGCAAACCAACGTGTCATATCACTGTTGCTGTTTCCGCTGGCGCTACTGCTGAGTAA
- the secY gene encoding preprotein translocase subunit SecY: MISRDKAPTAQETFMQMAQAAGLRGRLLVTVGILILVRLGIFLPVPGIDRPKFAEAISGNNSIFGLLDIFSGRGLSTLGIFALGILPFINASIIIQLLTAALPSLENLQKNEGEAGRRKISQITRYVTVVWAIIQSVAFSALFLQQFALNPGPIFVAETAIALTAGSMFVMWASELITERGIGNGASLLIFVNIVASLPKSLGDTIDLVQVGGREIVGRVIVLVLVFMFTIVGIVFVQEGMRRIPIISARRQVGRRVLAEQRSYLPLRLNSGGVMPIIFAAAILSLPLLVANFTKNPELANIVNTYLSPGGSAPWVYALVYLTSIVFFSYFYSSLILNPVDVAQNLKKMGSSIPGIRPGKATSEYIEKVTNRLTFLGAIFLGLVAIIPTAVESALKVPTFKGLGATSLLILVGVAIDTAKQIQTYVISQRYEGMVKQ; this comes from the coding sequence ATGATCAGTCGAGACAAAGCCCCAACGGCTCAAGAAACTTTTATGCAGATGGCGCAAGCAGCCGGACTGAGAGGTAGGCTGCTTGTAACCGTCGGTATTTTAATTTTGGTTCGCCTGGGGATATTTTTGCCTGTTCCAGGAATTGATAGACCTAAGTTTGCTGAGGCTATATCGGGCAACAATTCCATCTTCGGTTTATTGGATATATTCTCTGGGCGGGGACTCTCTACTTTGGGGATCTTTGCTTTGGGGATTTTGCCCTTTATTAATGCCTCCATTATCATCCAATTGCTCACTGCTGCTCTGCCATCTTTAGAAAATTTACAGAAAAATGAAGGGGAAGCAGGTCGGCGGAAAATATCACAAATTACCCGCTATGTGACAGTAGTTTGGGCAATTATTCAAAGTGTAGCTTTTTCGGCATTATTCCTCCAACAATTTGCTCTCAACCCAGGTCCAATATTTGTCGCAGAAACTGCGATCGCCCTTACTGCTGGTTCAATGTTCGTTATGTGGGCATCGGAACTGATTACTGAACGGGGGATTGGCAATGGGGCATCTTTGTTGATTTTTGTCAACATTGTGGCTTCTTTACCCAAATCTCTGGGCGATACCATTGACTTGGTACAAGTTGGTGGACGGGAAATTGTTGGGCGTGTCATCGTCCTTGTACTAGTTTTTATGTTCACAATCGTGGGTATTGTGTTCGTACAGGAAGGAATGCGCCGCATCCCTATTATTTCTGCTCGTCGTCAAGTAGGCAGAAGAGTTTTAGCAGAACAGCGGAGTTATTTGCCCTTACGGCTTAATTCTGGCGGAGTAATGCCGATTATTTTCGCAGCCGCCATCCTGAGTTTGCCACTTTTAGTCGCCAATTTCACTAAAAATCCCGAATTAGCAAACATTGTTAATACCTATTTAAGTCCCGGTGGTTCTGCACCTTGGGTATATGCCCTCGTTTACTTAACTTCCATTGTTTTCTTCAGTTACTTCTATTCTTCGTTGATTCTCAACCCTGTAGACGTGGCTCAGAATTTGAAAAAAATGGGTTCTAGTATTCCCGGTATTCGTCCTGGAAAAGCTACTAGTGAGTATATCGAAAAGGTCACAAACCGACTGACTTTTTTAGGGGCTATCTTTTTAGGTTTAGTGGCAATTATTCCCACAGCCGTAGAAAGTGCCTTAAAAGTTCCCACATTTAAAGGTTTGGGTGCGACATCTTTGTTGATTTTAGTTGGTGTGGCAATTGATACTGCTAAACAAATCCAAACTTACGTTATCTCTCAGCGATATGAAGGAATGGTGAAACAATAG
- the rplR gene encoding 50S ribosomal protein L18, which produces MKLTRKESKQRRHRRVRGKVKGSPERPRLAIFRSNEHIYAQVIDDTKQETIVAASTVEPELKSNVVSGANCDASVQVGKLVAVRALEKGITKVVFDRGGNLYHGRIKALAEAAREAGLDF; this is translated from the coding sequence ATGAAACTTACACGCAAAGAATCAAAACAACGTCGTCATCGGCGCGTTCGGGGCAAAGTCAAAGGTTCTCCAGAACGTCCACGTTTGGCTATATTTCGATCCAATGAGCATATTTATGCTCAGGTAATTGATGATACCAAGCAAGAAACTATAGTTGCCGCATCAACCGTAGAACCAGAATTGAAATCTAACGTAGTTTCTGGTGCTAACTGTGACGCATCAGTGCAAGTTGGTAAATTGGTAGCTGTACGCGCCCTAGAAAAAGGCATCACTAAAGTCGTTTTTGACCGTGGTGGCAACCTTTATCATGGTCGCATTAAAGCACTGGCTGAGGCGGCACGCGAAGCTGGTCTAGATTTCTAA
- a CDS encoding adenylate kinase — protein sequence MTRLIFLGPPGAGKGTQAQTLAAFLQIPHISTGDILRQAIQDKTNLGIQAQSFMDKGELVPDKLVEDMVEERLKQPDAKTGWILDGFPRKVTQAEFLVALLTSLGQGGEKVVNLDAPDETVITRLLGRGRKDDTEEVIRRRLEVYRDDTAPLINYYSDRQKLLTVNGNQSQEEVFTDLKNIIAA from the coding sequence GTGACGCGATTAATCTTCTTGGGACCACCGGGTGCTGGTAAAGGAACTCAAGCTCAAACCTTGGCTGCATTTTTGCAGATTCCCCATATTTCTACAGGTGACATTTTACGTCAAGCCATTCAAGACAAAACAAATTTGGGCATACAAGCCCAAAGTTTTATGGATAAAGGCGAATTAGTCCCCGACAAATTAGTAGAAGATATGGTTGAAGAACGCCTGAAACAACCAGATGCTAAAACAGGTTGGATTTTAGATGGCTTTCCTCGTAAAGTTACACAAGCAGAGTTTCTAGTAGCATTACTCACAAGTCTAGGACAGGGTGGTGAAAAAGTAGTCAATCTGGATGCACCAGATGAAACTGTTATTACCCGGTTACTAGGACGCGGACGAAAAGATGATACTGAAGAAGTAATTCGTCGGCGCTTGGAGGTTTACCGTGATGACACTGCACCCTTAATTAACTATTACAGCGATCGCCAAAAACTCCTCACAGTCAACGGTAATCAGTCCCAAGAAGAAGTTTTTACCGATTTGAAAAATATCATAGCTGCTTAA
- the rplX gene encoding 50S ribosomal protein L24 gives MAKRPQPKVFHKMHVKTGDTVQVIAGKDKGKVGEVIKALPQLSKVLVKGVNIKTKHVKPQQEGESGQIVTQEYPIHSSNVMLYSTKQNVASRVCYTFTAEGKKVRMLKKTGEILDK, from the coding sequence ATGGCAAAGCGCCCACAACCCAAAGTTTTTCATAAAATGCACGTCAAAACTGGTGATACTGTGCAAGTCATCGCTGGCAAAGATAAAGGTAAAGTTGGTGAAGTGATTAAAGCACTACCACAACTGAGCAAAGTTCTTGTCAAAGGTGTCAACATTAAAACCAAGCACGTGAAACCCCAGCAGGAAGGCGAATCAGGGCAAATAGTCACCCAGGAGTACCCCATTCATAGCTCCAATGTGATGCTCTATTCCACCAAGCAAAACGTTGCTAGTCGTGTCTGCTACACTTTCACCGCCGAAGGCAAGAAAGTGAGAATGCTCAAAAAAACAGGTGAGATTCTTGATAAATAG
- the rplN gene encoding 50S ribosomal protein L14, producing the protein MIQPQSYLNVADNSGAKKLMCIRVLGAGNRRYGGVGDRIIAVVKESSPNMAVKKSDVVEAVIVRTRKAISRDSGMCIRFDDNAAVIINKEGNPRGTRVFGPVARELRDKNFTKIVSLAPEVL; encoded by the coding sequence GTGATTCAACCCCAATCTTATCTGAATGTCGCAGATAATAGCGGTGCTAAAAAACTAATGTGCATCCGCGTATTAGGTGCAGGTAACCGCCGTTATGGTGGCGTAGGCGATAGAATTATCGCTGTTGTCAAAGAGTCTTCACCCAACATGGCTGTCAAAAAGTCTGATGTTGTAGAAGCAGTAATCGTACGAACACGTAAAGCAATAAGTCGTGATAGCGGTATGTGCATCCGTTTTGACGATAACGCCGCAGTGATTATCAATAAAGAAGGTAATCCTAGAGGTACACGGGTATTTGGACCTGTAGCTCGAGAACTGCGCGATAAAAACTTTACTAAAATTGTTTCTCTGGCTCCGGAGGTGCTGTAA
- the rplD gene encoding 50S ribosomal protein L4, which yields MVESVIKNWQGEQVGETNFDLRVAKETTAAHIVHRALVRQMTNSRQGTASTKTRAEVRGGGRKPWRQKGTGRARAGSIRSPLWRGGGVIFGPKPRDFDLKMNRKERRLALRTAFISRAEDLIVVEEFSNELQRPKTKDLVAALARWGAAPEQKALLILSEIAENVLLSARNIENLKLIPADQLNVYDLLHADKIIVTSSTLEKIQEVYSA from the coding sequence ATGGTAGAGAGTGTAATTAAAAATTGGCAAGGAGAGCAAGTTGGAGAGACAAACTTCGACTTACGAGTTGCCAAAGAAACAACAGCGGCGCATATCGTACACCGCGCCCTAGTCAGACAAATGACCAATTCTCGCCAGGGAACTGCCAGCACCAAGACTCGTGCAGAAGTTCGTGGTGGTGGTCGTAAACCTTGGCGGCAAAAAGGCACAGGTCGCGCCCGTGCTGGTTCTATCCGTTCACCATTGTGGCGTGGAGGCGGTGTGATCTTTGGACCAAAACCCAGAGACTTCGACCTAAAAATGAACCGCAAAGAACGCCGATTGGCATTGCGGACAGCCTTTATTAGTCGTGCTGAAGATTTAATTGTTGTTGAAGAATTTAGCAACGAATTACAGCGTCCTAAAACCAAGGATCTCGTAGCAGCATTAGCTAGATGGGGTGCTGCACCAGAACAAAAAGCACTATTGATTTTGTCTGAAATTGCAGAAAACGTGCTTTTATCAGCTCGCAATATCGAAAACTTAAAACTGATTCCTGCCGACCAGTTAAACGTTTACGATTTGCTCCATGCTGACAAAATTATCGTCACATCATCAACCCTAGAGAAGATCCAGGAGGTCTACAGTGCCTAA
- the rplP gene encoding 50S ribosomal protein L16 produces MLSPRRTKFRKQQRGRMEGLASRGSTLNFGDFGLQAQEPSWITSRQIEASRRAMTRYIRRGGKIWIRIFPDKPITMRPAETRMGSGKGNPEFWVAVVKPGRIMFEIGGVTEEIAREAMRLADAKLPIKTKFIVRSQPQEQE; encoded by the coding sequence ATGTTAAGTCCTAGAAGAACTAAATTCCGCAAACAACAACGCGGACGCATGGAAGGTCTTGCCAGCCGAGGCAGTACCCTCAACTTTGGGGATTTTGGACTCCAAGCCCAAGAACCATCTTGGATTACCTCACGGCAAATCGAGGCTTCCCGTCGGGCAATGACTCGGTATATTCGCCGGGGTGGCAAAATCTGGATTCGGATTTTCCCTGACAAACCAATCACCATGCGTCCTGCTGAAACCCGGATGGGTTCTGGTAAAGGTAACCCAGAATTTTGGGTAGCCGTAGTCAAGCCAGGCCGGATCATGTTTGAAATTGGCGGCGTGACTGAAGAAATTGCCCGCGAAGCTATGCGATTGGCTGACGCTAAGTTACCAATTAAGACCAAATTTATTGTGCGCTCTCAACCACAGGAGCAGGAGTAG
- the rplB gene encoding 50S ribosomal protein L2 yields the protein MGTRSYRPYTPSTRQVIISDFAEITKTEPEKSLTESVHRPKGRNNQGRITSRRRGGGHKQLYRIIDFKRDKRNIPATVTAIEYDPNRNARIALLLYEDGEKRYILQPNGMTVGTKIIAGPESPIEDGNALPLSNIPLGTGVHNVEMTPGKGGQIVRAAGAVAQVVAKEGNYVTLKLPSGEVRLIRRDCYATIGQVGNTDARNLSAGKAGRNRWKGRRPKVRGSAMNPVDHPHGGGEGRAPIGRSGPVTPWGKPTLGAKTRKRKKASTKLIIRRRRKSSKRGRGGRQS from the coding sequence ATGGGTACTCGTTCTTATCGCCCTTATACCCCCAGTACTCGCCAAGTAATCATCTCTGACTTTGCCGAAATTACGAAAACTGAGCCAGAAAAATCATTAACTGAATCAGTTCATCGTCCCAAAGGTCGGAACAATCAAGGGCGGATAACCAGCCGTCGTCGGGGTGGCGGACACAAACAACTTTACCGCATTATTGACTTTAAGCGAGATAAGCGGAATATCCCGGCTACAGTTACAGCCATTGAATACGATCCTAACCGGAATGCGCGGATCGCTTTGTTGTTGTATGAAGATGGCGAAAAACGTTACATCTTGCAACCAAATGGCATGACTGTAGGGACAAAGATCATTGCTGGACCTGAGTCACCAATCGAAGATGGTAATGCCTTACCTTTATCGAATATTCCCTTGGGTACTGGTGTTCACAACGTCGAAATGACCCCAGGTAAAGGTGGTCAAATTGTCCGTGCTGCCGGTGCAGTAGCACAAGTTGTTGCCAAAGAAGGCAACTATGTGACATTGAAGTTACCTTCAGGTGAAGTCCGGTTGATTCGGCGTGATTGCTACGCCACCATTGGACAAGTCGGTAATACAGACGCAAGAAACCTCAGTGCTGGTAAAGCTGGACGAAATCGCTGGAAAGGCCGTCGTCCCAAGGTTAGAGGTAGTGCCATGAACCCAGTGGATCACCCACATGGTGGTGGTGAAGGTAGAGCGCCTATCGGTAGATCCGGTCCTGTAACACCTTGGGGTAAACCTACGTTAGGGGCGAAGACACGTAAGCGCAAAAAAGCCAGCACTAAGTTGATTATCCGTCGTCGCCGCAAATCATCTAAACGTGGTCGTGGTGGCCGTCAGTCTTAG